The genomic window ctccgtactagggataataaacatcttcccaaaaactTAAACTGATTTTGGAGTTTTTTAAGGATCAAACTCTTAACCTTTCAAATTTAGAGCTCTAATACTATGTCATAATACCACTCATACCAAAAGCTTCGGCTGatggaaaaaggtaacactaatggttatatctctaatactccctaaacctccattgtgcacattgtacaaatattccattgactCCTCATATTTTTCCTAAAAAGATATATGCAAAGTGAAAGAAAAAGGTTATTACAACTAAAACATCATATAAATTAACTGCAAACCAACATCTATAGGatttacattattttttttagagACAAACGAATAAACATGTTCaatactcttcttttctttttccccttATATATATTACTATTATGTATGCACTTATGAGCAGCAAAACCATACAAGCACTCCACTAACTTTGGTCACATAATCTACAAGCCTAAAACAAAAGAATTtaataataaagacacaaacaaacTAATGAATATTTTGTTTATGGTTCCTCTCTGCCTTCATCTCCCATTTGTTCATCATTTCCCTCATCTCCCATCTGTTCTGCTTCTTGCAACATGTTCATGAGCATGTTCACTTGCTCTTGAAGCATTGTGTTTTCTCTTTCGACTCGAGCACGCTTGCTCTTTTCTTCCAAAAGCTGGATTTGCAAGTGCTCCAACACTCTTGAATCCTCCTCCAGTTGTTCATTTAGGCCATCTATTTCCCTGTCCTGCAACACAAACATCATAAAAAATGTCAGTGAAGTACAGAATGTTTCTGCAAGTTAACAAAATGACACTCATAACTTGTTATGTAACTTTTGAAATAGTTTCTGTAACATTTCATTTTAGTGCCTTTATGTTATAGTCTTGGTTCCTCTTCTTTGACAAATAACAATAATATCATCAATTCCTCCAATAAAAATGTGATTTGTATATAAATGCATGCATGTCCCCACAACCACAAAGTTTTCTTCTTTAAAGTATTgtttatttgaataaaatttaagcacaaaatagatctttaagatTACTTTCTTTTTTTCTGCTGCgtattatgaacacatggtaatccttcgtAAACATGTACCTTTCGGTTCATTTCTTGGACAGCAATCCTTCTCATGCTTTCGACGACATCCACATTGACAAGCTTGCGCTTCTTTCCGATCAGCCATCCCTTGGGATAGTCTGCAGAATCAAAGTCAGGGGGTGGAAGCAAGGACTCATTGGAGGGTCGTAGCCGTCGGCCATTACTATTTGTTAT from Arachis ipaensis cultivar K30076 chromosome B09, Araip1.1, whole genome shotgun sequence includes these protein-coding regions:
- the LOC107617729 gene encoding protein HEADING DATE REPRESSOR 1 — encoded protein: MVMDDALNGFSPVSTPTIYWKSRKRSAGWRKTEVSENGADTLPNQKEVTPPPAPPVASEENQDLTPASELSERRKALFEPLEPITNSNGRRLRPSNESLLPPPDFDSADYPKGWLIGKKRKLVNVDVVESMRRIAVQEMNRKDREIDGLNEQLEEDSRVLEHLQIQLLEEKSKRARVERENTMLQEQVNMLMNMLQEAEQMGDEGNDEQMGDEGREEP